The following are encoded in a window of Castanea sativa cultivar Marrone di Chiusa Pesio chromosome 5, ASM4071231v1 genomic DNA:
- the LOC142636605 gene encoding UDP-glycosyltransferase 90A1-like: protein MATAQSPVHYVVIFPHMAQGHTIPLLDISKAFSNRGLKVTIITTPSNAPFISSRTNKHPNITLSIIPFPKVPDLPQGCENTADLPSMALFTTFIEATKKMKQPFEDVLRNMIDDGCPPICVISDFFLGWTLESCHLFDIPRIVSHGMGVFPMVICKSPSLHVPSFKDLSPLDPIDFSELKFPFTLNKGDIPEVFINGDPNDPYVRLVMELEEADVNSWGVIVNSFEEVEGEYVGAFESNYCNDAKAYCVGPLPLYDQLDPEVDASYIKWLDKYVESNQLGSVIYVSYGTQTHLSNGQMDEIAFGLEMAGHPFIWVVRSKTWAPPDGWNERVKEEGLVVYDWVEQRSILAHPSIGGFLSHCGWNSVLESLANGVPLLTWPMLDISEQALNAKLVTMGLGAGLVVPQRDVGGEKITTIDRDVICERVKELMGGAKGRKVKERAQELGRLAWHAVEKGGSCKKLDELIERLTNKNM, encoded by the coding sequence ATGGCCACTGCTCAATCACCAGTACACTATGTAGTGATTTTTCCTCACATGGCTCAAGGCCACACCATCCCCTTACTAGACATATCAAAAGCCTTCTCAAACCGTGGCCTAAAAGTCACAATCATCACCACCCCATCAAATGCTCCATTCATCTCTTCCAGAACCAACAAGCACCCAAATATCACTTTGTCAATAATCCCATTTCCAAAAGTTCCAGACTTGCCACAAGGTTGTGAGAATACAGCTGACCTTCCTTCAATGGCTCTATTTACTACCTTTATAGAAgccacaaaaaaaatgaaacaaccTTTTGAGGATGTTCTTAGAAACATGATTGACGATGGGTGTCCTCCAATTTGTGTTATCTCTGACTTTTTCCTCGGTTGGACACTTGAGTCATGTCATTTATTTGATATTCCACGAATTGTCTCTCATGGAATGGGCGTGTTTCCTATGGTTATTTGCAAATCTCCTTCTTTACATGTCCCAAGTTTTAAGGATTTGTCACCTTTGGATCCTATAGATTTTTCTGAGCTGAAATTTCCATTCACTTTGAACAAAGGTGACATCCCTGAGGTATTTATAAATGGTGATCCAAATGACCCTTATGTGCGTCTTGTAATGGAGTTGGAAGAAGCAGATGTGAATAGTTGGGGTGTCATTGTTAATAGCTttgaagaggttgaaggtgagtATGTTGGAGCATTTGAATCCAACTATTGCAATGATGCCAAAGCTTATTGTGTGGGCCCACTTCCCCTTTACGATCAACTTGATCCAGAAGTGGATGCTTCATACATCAAGTGGCTAGATAAGTATGTTGAATCTAATCAATTAGGCAGTGTGATTTATGTTTCATATGGTACACAAACACATTTGTCAAATGGTCAAATGGATGAGATTGCTTTTGGGTTGGAGATGGCAGGCCATCCTTTCATCTGGGTTGTGAGATCAAAGACTTGGGCTCCACCAGATGGATGGAATGAGAGAGTGAAAGAAGAAGGGTTGGTTGTATATGATTGGGTGGAGCAGCGAAGCATACTAGCACACCCTTCAATAGGTGGGTTTTTGAGTCATTGTGGTTGGAACTCAGTGTTGGAGAGCTTGGCAAATGGGGTTCCACTTTTGACTTGGCCTATGCTTGATATTAGTGAGCAAGCCTTGAATGCTAAACTTGTAACAATGGGATTGGGTGCTGGGTTAGTGGTCCCACAAAGAGATGTTGGAGGTGAGAAAATTACCACCATTGATAGAGATGTGATTTGCGAGAGAGTGAAGGAATTGATGGGAGGTGCAAAGGGGAGGAAGGTTAAGGAGAGGGCACAAGAATTGGGGCGATTGGCATGGCATGCTGTGGAGAAAGGTGGTTCTTGTAAGAAATTGGACGAGCTGATTGAGCGGCTCACCAATAAAAATATGTGA